One window of Nymphaea colorata isolate Beijing-Zhang1983 chromosome 1, ASM883128v2, whole genome shotgun sequence genomic DNA carries:
- the LOC116245885 gene encoding diacylglycerol O-acyltransferase 3: protein MEVVAGGQASRLFTGGGQASSSRGRAKPQLRESVRCFYGTAVLGWNRRGASSRPRGSSSVSAGVSYGCVSSGVRISTFSDDGHLRYYARKGPFARAERTAECESERKKEKEKNKDKEGKRRMKLVKGLADNLRAFAAMDFAIGNGEDLAGDVRAKTMAEAAQALLTQLEALTAEEMEMMRKQKAERVVPRKAHAKMENEDGRAEEEDSSSSSSCSSESSSDSECGEVISMKDLRVAAAQQHRTELREELQQRPPLLQVVGCQTAAPMDPQIHLLESSTMQVEASIEAAPAIAAAPEEATEKTKIEVCMGGKCKKSGAQQVVEAFERVLGAGGAVSVCKCLGKCRDGPNVRVVSSTAATSTTNEEGVMEDPATAPICVGVGLQDVQVIVANYFGDKEPGLLAV from the exons ATGGAGGTGGTTGCCGGTGGTCAGGCCTCCCGGCTTTTCACCGGCGGAGGTCAAGCAAGCTCGTCCCGTGGCAGGGCGAAACCTCAATTGAGGGAGTCCGTCCGCTGTTTCTACGGGACGGCCGTCCTGGGATGGAATCGCCGCGGCGCATCCTCCCGCCCTCGGGGATCAAGTAGCGTCTCCGCCGGGGTTTCTTACGGGTGTGTTTCGTCCGGGGTCAGAATTTCCACGTTTTCTGATGACGGACACCTTCGGTACTATGCTCGGAAGGGACCGTTCGCGAGGGCGGAGAGGACAGCGGAGTGCGAGTCcgagaggaagaaggaaaaggagaagaataagGACAAAGAGGGGAAGAGGAGGATGAAGTTAGTGAAGGGATTGGCTGATAATCTGCGGGCTTTTGCCGCTATGGATTTCGCCATTGGGAACGGTGAGGATTTGGCGGGAGACGTCAGGGCCAAGACGATGGCG GAAGCTGCGCAGGCTCTACTCACTCAGTTGGAAGCGCTGACAGCTGAGGAgatggagatgatgaggaaACAGAAAGCGGAAAGGGTGGTACCCAGGAAAGCTCATGCTAAGATGGAAAACGAAGACGGGAGGGCAGAAGAAGAGGATTCGTCCAGCAGCAGTAGTTGCTCCTCTGAGTCCTCAAGTGACAGTGAGTGCGGCGAGGTGATTAGCATGAAGGATCTTCGGGTCGCTGCTGCACAACAGCACAGAACAGAGCTTCGTGAAGAATTGCAGCAACGACCACCTTTGCTGCAAGTTGTCGGGTGCCAGACGGCGGCACCAATGGACCCTCAAATTCATCTACTTGAATCGTCGACGATGCAAGTGGAAGCGTCCATCGAAGCAGCTCCGGCAATCGCAGCAGCTCCtgaagaagcaactgaaaaAACGAAAATCGAGGTCTGCATGGGAGGGAAGTGCAAGAAATCAGGGGCTCAGCAGGTGGTGGAGGCATTCGAGAGGGTCTTAGGAGCAGGTGGAGCCGTCTCAGTGTGCAAATGCTTGGGGAAGTGCCGCGATGGGCCTAACGTCAGAGTGGTGTCGAGCACAGCTGCTACTAGCACCACCAATGAGGAGGGAGTCATGGAAGACCCTGCAACTGCACCAATTTGTGTGGGAGTAGGATTGCAGGATGTTCAAGTGATTGTGGCAAATTATTTTGGGGACAAAGAACCGGGTCTTTTAGCAGTTTGA